A genomic segment from Lignipirellula cremea encodes:
- a CDS encoding DUF2309 domain-containing protein, producing the protein MPALELEDPHQSNHGADSLRHMVEHAAHLLPAQGPIEAFVHHNTLHAFEEQSFDEAVKLGMARYHAEPYLSELKFRQLYTAGRITDHDLEAAIHDDLGERSNEQINGLGTRCEIRYGMLRHALQIGPDAELRWVVAETDALHRFREEATNINRSRIVSAAKKWLLESSNKSNSIDALNGLLEKFGSNSTLWSDAAWESFSLHLLWRTCLKGVRSFPAKTRSRPFVRPRDLLLHATGEDIDRNVHEVLIMFSAAYLDQGYSDWLLPNRDRGFFESFVALYSENSYGLDRWLRRLPAELALLRDNEVTPECSIEASLKELGVADSDREEFITQTLLALGGWAGMIWQIESGIDWVVHTIPKGSLIGMLAVTLILEKHAIRNLGGNAFSESDSLAAIAESARKRLADSAPLKLERQAFLLFQVAQMLGWTPLELQQLSDSQWKLLSDEVELFSGIERRRIFHEAYERKYRHAALGAFATHAARRKEIASPWGERPNFQIVTCIDDREESFRRHLEEVHPKCQTFGAAGFFAVAMYYRGAADGFYKPLCPGVITPDHYVQEDVGYTFEGVHQGRAELRRRLGLAGRAFHTRSRTFIGGMFAGLFGSLATAPLVARVLFPHLTSRIRRRFGSLLQPPPVTKLQLERYAVDPGPANIHIGYTTDEMAGVVVRLLQDIGLTKTEDFSRLFVVCGHGSSSLNNPHESAYCCGACAGKRGGPNARAFAMMANDWRVRAKVAKLGIAIPDDTTFVGAYHNTCDDSVVFYDLDQLPSSHREEFEAARAAIEESRCRNAHERCRRFVSAPLNISNKDALRHVEARAQDISQARPEYNHATNALCIVGRRDWTRGLFLDRRAFLTSYDSRQDDDEHSILLRILSAAIPVCAGINLEYYFSCVDYSTYGSGSKLPHNIVSLLGVMEGTSSDLRTGLYQQMVEIHEPLRITFVIETTPEAMLSIMERNPAIARLCRGCWSHLAVIDPETSQIQVFRDGGFQTVDSPKSDLPQVDSSLECYQGERGHLPFFSIAETTVSQ; encoded by the coding sequence GTGCCCGCCCTGGAACTCGAAGACCCCCACCAATCCAATCATGGCGCCGACTCATTGCGGCACATGGTCGAGCACGCGGCCCACCTTCTCCCTGCTCAAGGGCCGATTGAAGCCTTTGTTCATCACAATACGCTGCATGCCTTTGAAGAACAATCGTTTGACGAGGCTGTGAAATTGGGGATGGCTCGCTACCACGCGGAACCCTACCTCTCCGAGCTGAAATTTCGTCAGCTTTACACCGCCGGACGTATCACCGACCACGATCTCGAAGCAGCGATTCACGACGATCTGGGTGAACGATCCAACGAGCAGATCAACGGGTTAGGCACGCGCTGCGAGATTCGCTACGGGATGCTGCGACATGCGTTGCAAATCGGTCCAGATGCGGAACTCCGATGGGTTGTCGCAGAAACGGATGCGTTGCATCGGTTTCGAGAAGAAGCGACAAATATCAATCGTTCACGCATTGTGTCGGCCGCGAAGAAGTGGCTGCTGGAGTCCAGCAATAAGTCGAATTCGATCGACGCGTTGAATGGTCTGCTGGAGAAATTTGGGTCGAACTCGACGCTTTGGTCCGATGCGGCATGGGAATCATTCTCGCTGCATCTTCTCTGGCGTACGTGTCTGAAGGGGGTTCGTTCGTTTCCAGCGAAGACTCGCTCCAGGCCGTTCGTGCGTCCGCGGGACTTGCTGCTGCATGCCACCGGCGAAGATATCGACCGCAACGTCCACGAAGTGCTGATAATGTTCAGTGCGGCGTACCTGGACCAGGGATATTCTGACTGGCTTCTGCCAAATCGAGATCGAGGTTTCTTTGAGTCGTTTGTCGCACTGTATTCCGAAAATTCTTACGGGCTTGACCGCTGGCTGAGGCGACTGCCGGCGGAACTGGCCCTGCTCCGCGACAACGAGGTGACTCCAGAATGCTCCATCGAGGCGTCGCTGAAAGAACTGGGCGTCGCTGACTCGGATCGAGAAGAATTCATCACCCAAACATTACTCGCACTTGGCGGATGGGCGGGAATGATCTGGCAAATTGAATCTGGAATCGACTGGGTGGTGCATACCATCCCGAAGGGTTCGCTGATCGGCATGCTGGCCGTAACGTTGATTCTTGAAAAACACGCCATTCGTAATCTCGGCGGCAACGCCTTTAGCGAATCCGATTCCCTCGCGGCGATTGCCGAGTCCGCCCGAAAGCGATTAGCCGATTCGGCTCCGCTCAAACTGGAACGACAAGCGTTTTTGCTCTTTCAAGTCGCCCAGATGCTGGGATGGACTCCGCTCGAGCTGCAGCAACTCAGCGATTCGCAGTGGAAATTGCTCTCGGACGAGGTCGAACTCTTTTCAGGAATCGAGCGGCGTCGTATCTTTCACGAGGCGTACGAACGCAAGTATCGGCACGCAGCACTCGGCGCCTTCGCGACGCATGCGGCACGACGCAAAGAGATCGCATCTCCCTGGGGCGAACGCCCGAATTTTCAAATCGTCACGTGCATCGACGATCGCGAAGAATCGTTTCGTCGTCACCTGGAAGAAGTGCATCCGAAGTGCCAGACATTTGGAGCGGCGGGATTCTTTGCCGTAGCGATGTACTATCGAGGGGCTGCCGACGGTTTCTACAAGCCGCTGTGTCCGGGAGTCATCACGCCCGACCACTACGTGCAGGAGGATGTGGGCTACACGTTTGAAGGCGTACATCAGGGACGAGCCGAATTGCGTCGCCGACTCGGACTGGCCGGGCGAGCGTTTCATACTCGCAGCCGCACCTTTATTGGCGGCATGTTTGCAGGCCTCTTTGGTTCGCTGGCAACGGCGCCGTTAGTGGCTCGCGTGCTGTTTCCTCATCTCACGTCTCGGATACGGCGACGTTTTGGTTCGTTGCTGCAGCCGCCGCCGGTAACCAAGCTGCAGCTTGAACGCTATGCCGTCGACCCGGGACCAGCGAACATTCACATCGGTTATACGACCGATGAAATGGCAGGCGTCGTGGTTCGACTGCTGCAGGATATCGGGCTGACGAAAACCGAAGACTTCTCGCGTCTGTTCGTCGTATGCGGCCATGGCTCATCAAGCCTCAACAACCCGCATGAATCCGCCTATTGCTGCGGCGCCTGTGCGGGAAAACGCGGCGGACCGAACGCTCGTGCGTTTGCCATGATGGCGAACGACTGGCGCGTGCGAGCAAAGGTCGCAAAGCTGGGAATCGCCATCCCCGACGACACGACTTTTGTGGGGGCTTACCACAATACCTGCGATGACTCGGTCGTGTTCTACGATCTCGACCAGCTTCCGTCCTCGCATCGAGAAGAATTTGAAGCGGCGCGCGCCGCGATCGAAGAGTCACGCTGTCGCAATGCTCATGAACGCTGCCGTCGATTCGTGTCGGCGCCACTGAACATCTCGAATAAAGATGCACTGCGCCACGTCGAAGCACGAGCCCAGGATATTTCACAAGCTCGCCCTGAATACAATCACGCCACCAACGCATTGTGCATCGTCGGGCGTCGCGATTGGACGCGGGGTTTGTTTCTCGATCGTCGAGCGTTCTTGACGTCGTACGATTCAAGACAGGACGACGACGAGCATTCGATCCTGCTTCGCATTTTGTCAGCCGCCATTCCGGTCTGTGCGGGCATCAACCTCGAATATTACTTCTCCTGCGTCGATTATTCGACTTACGGATCGGGGTCGAAGCTGCCTCACAACATTGTGTCGCTGCTGGGCGTGATGGAAGGCACATCGAGCGATCTGCGAACGGGCCTGTATCAGCAAATGGTCGAGATTCACGAACCGCTGCGGATTACCTTCGTCATCGAAACCACGCCCGAAGCCATGCTGTCGATTATGGAACGCAATCCCGCCATCGCCCGCTTGTGTCGCGGTTGCTGGTCGCACCTTGCCGTTATCGATCCGGAGACGTCGCAGATTCAAGTATTTCGCGACGGCGGCTTTCAAACAGTCGATTCCCCAAAGAGCGATCTTCCGCAAGTTGATTCTTCGCTGGAATGTTATCAGGGAGAACGGGGCCACCTGCCGTTCTTTTCGATTGCCGAAACGACGGTGTCGCAATGA